The following proteins are encoded in a genomic region of Thioclava nitratireducens:
- a CDS encoding flagellar hook-length control protein FliK has protein sequence MEIALSPKELGHVRMILHASQHGMTVAIQADRAETLDLMRRHIDTFAREIRDLGYGTLDFQFSQREERPQRRPDIFDRSGTGPGVAHIETPIDPNPRPATRLAPHKGGLDLRM, from the coding sequence GTGGAAATTGCGCTTTCGCCGAAAGAATTGGGCCACGTGCGCATGATCCTCCATGCAAGCCAGCATGGCATGACGGTCGCGATACAGGCCGATCGCGCCGAAACACTCGACCTCATGCGCCGCCATATCGATACTTTCGCGCGCGAAATACGCGACTTGGGTTACGGCACGCTCGATTTTCAGTTCAGCCAGCGCGAGGAGCGCCCCCAGCGGCGGCCCGATATATTCGACAGGTCAGGTACTGGCCCGGGCGTCGCCCACATTGAGACGCCGATTGACCCCAATCCGCGCCCCGCCACCCGCCTAGCCCCACACAAAGGCGGGCTCGACCTGCGCATGTAG